One window from the genome of Pedobacter schmidteae encodes:
- a CDS encoding RagB/SusD family nutrient uptake outer membrane protein: MKRLSILFGTLLALFLNSCSTLDEKPESFLVSEQFYQNESQATASVTGLYRKLYESGQALYNSLFQIGVEMATDDYEAGPRARNAHVRAISGLTHDSSNDRMEQLWKQSYDGINASNIAIDKIALIDASKINETIRRRLINEAKFLRALHYFNLVRWFGPVPLVLHETTSLAPESLAIEKSSEADVYQQIVADLKDAESLPKTTEYSAADVGRATSGAAKSLLSKVYLTQKDWDNAILKSKDVIDHEGYDLFDDFADVFAVAKKNGKEHIFSAQFKGNAGYQGNSLASRSAPADVPGINGDYADALHVAGGLYESFSDNDTRKAVTFVTKIISPVNGQLYTLSPPQFHKYYDESVIGSQSQSSKNLPIIRYAEVLLIYAEALNEKSGPVDQAYWAIDKVRQRAHIPKLKDISPSLSPDQFREAVFQERRKELVFEYQRWFDLARRGPAYYVSVLKAAGKTMAAPRHVHFPTPQRELNLNPKLKQHPEWINY, translated from the coding sequence ATGAAAAGATTAAGCATATTATTTGGTACCCTGCTGGCGCTCTTTCTAAATAGCTGCTCTACCCTTGATGAAAAACCGGAGTCTTTTCTGGTATCCGAGCAGTTTTATCAAAATGAGAGCCAGGCTACGGCCTCAGTTACCGGTCTGTACCGCAAGTTATACGAATCTGGTCAGGCCCTCTACAATAGCCTCTTTCAAATTGGTGTGGAAATGGCCACCGATGATTATGAGGCCGGCCCCAGGGCCAGAAATGCACACGTAAGGGCCATATCCGGACTTACACACGATTCTTCCAACGACAGGATGGAGCAATTATGGAAGCAAAGTTACGACGGCATCAATGCCAGCAATATTGCCATCGATAAAATTGCCCTTATCGATGCCTCAAAAATCAATGAAACCATCAGAAGAAGGCTGATCAATGAAGCCAAATTTTTAAGGGCATTGCATTATTTTAACCTGGTAAGATGGTTTGGCCCGGTGCCATTGGTGTTGCATGAAACTACTTCTCTGGCGCCAGAAAGCCTGGCTATCGAAAAATCTAGCGAAGCGGATGTTTACCAGCAAATTGTTGCCGATTTAAAAGATGCCGAGAGCTTGCCCAAAACGACGGAGTATAGTGCTGCAGATGTTGGAAGGGCTACTTCCGGTGCAGCTAAAAGTCTGCTTTCCAAAGTTTATTTGACCCAAAAAGACTGGGATAATGCCATTCTTAAAAGTAAAGATGTCATAGACCACGAAGGGTACGACCTGTTTGATGATTTTGCAGATGTATTTGCGGTGGCTAAAAAGAATGGGAAAGAGCACATCTTCTCTGCCCAGTTTAAAGGCAATGCCGGTTATCAGGGCAATAGTTTGGCCAGTAGGTCGGCACCTGCCGACGTACCGGGCATCAATGGCGATTATGCCGATGCTTTGCACGTGGCCGGCGGCTTATACGAAAGTTTTAGTGACAATGATACCCGTAAAGCGGTCACTTTTGTAACTAAAATAATCAGCCCGGTAAACGGGCAGTTGTATACCCTGTCGCCTCCACAGTTTCATAAATACTATGACGAATCGGTAATAGGGAGCCAGAGTCAATCCTCTAAAAACCTTCCGATTATACGCTATGCCGAGGTGCTGCTCATCTATGCCGAAGCATTAAACGAAAAAAGTGGACCTGTAGATCAGGCGTATTGGGCCATCGATAAAGTGCGGCAGCGAGCTCACATCCCTAAGCTGAAGGATATCAGTCCGTCGCTAAGCCCCGATCAGTTTAGGGAAGCAGTTTTTCAGGAACGGCGGAAAGAGCTCGTGTTTGAATATCAGCGATGGTTCGACCTGGCACGCCGCGGTCCGGCATATTATGTAAGCGTGCTTAAGGCTGCAGGAAAAACCATGGCGGCTCCACGACATGTGCATTTTCCCACCCCGCAGCGCGAACTCAATTTAAACCCCAAACTTAAACAGCATCCAGAATGGATAAACTATTAA
- a CDS encoding arylsulfatase has protein sequence MKNYISFGKMIIGVLALTTATYTSVWAQKKQRPNIILVLVDDLGFSDTGPYGAVDLETPNINRLAAEGIKLKEFYNNSICAPTRASLLTGQYQHKAGVGYFNVNLGLPAYQGFLNKESLTLAEVLKSGGYSTIISGKWHVGDDPDQWPAQRGFDKSFGFIGGASNYFEINEKGNEDVKLLKNSQPYYLAKDKYLTEEITNNALEFLDEQDKEKKPFFLYLAYNAPHWPLQALPEDIAKYRGRYSIGWDSLRTLRYKNAIEEGVIDKDQKIAQKEDKLQPWNKLTYDEQQYWQSRQEVYAAMIDRVDQGIGQVLKKLKDLKKDDNTLIVFISDNGAQGGNNLRLYTSRNTGPVGTAGSYEVQNSNWSQTGNSPLRNYKGTPYEGGISAPFIAWYPKNIKAGTIAQGTAHLIDLAPTFYQLAGVSYPVKYKGIHTNTLPGKNLLPVLTGQSDKVNRGEPLFWERGGNKAVRDGKWKLVSTNNDKYELYDIEKDRAENTDLAAQYPDVVRQLQEQYKVWAQKNEVVDYNKLKGVQQNRNSASPSRNL, from the coding sequence ATGAAGAATTATATCAGTTTCGGTAAAATGATAATAGGAGTATTGGCGTTAACCACGGCTACCTATACCTCGGTTTGGGCACAAAAAAAGCAGCGCCCAAATATCATCCTGGTCCTGGTGGATGACCTTGGTTTTTCTGATACCGGCCCTTATGGAGCGGTTGATCTGGAAACACCCAATATCAACCGCCTTGCCGCCGAGGGCATCAAACTCAAAGAGTTTTACAACAACTCTATCTGTGCTCCTACCAGAGCATCCCTATTGACGGGCCAGTATCAGCATAAGGCAGGAGTAGGTTATTTTAACGTAAACTTAGGACTACCGGCCTACCAGGGATTTTTAAACAAGGAATCTTTAACTCTTGCCGAAGTACTCAAAAGTGGAGGCTACTCGACCATTATTTCTGGCAAATGGCATGTTGGCGATGACCCTGACCAATGGCCCGCACAACGGGGTTTCGACAAGTCATTTGGTTTTATTGGCGGTGCCAGCAACTATTTCGAGATCAATGAAAAAGGAAATGAAGATGTAAAACTCCTCAAAAATAGTCAGCCCTATTACCTGGCGAAAGACAAATACCTGACCGAAGAAATTACCAATAATGCCCTTGAGTTTCTGGATGAGCAGGATAAGGAGAAAAAACCATTCTTCCTCTACCTGGCCTACAATGCTCCGCACTGGCCTTTGCAAGCCCTTCCGGAGGATATTGCTAAATACAGGGGCCGCTACAGTATTGGCTGGGACTCTCTACGAACGTTGAGATACAAAAACGCGATAGAAGAGGGGGTGATTGATAAAGACCAGAAGATAGCGCAGAAAGAAGATAAGCTTCAGCCCTGGAACAAACTTACCTATGATGAGCAGCAATACTGGCAAAGCCGTCAGGAAGTATATGCTGCCATGATTGACCGGGTAGATCAGGGCATAGGCCAGGTGCTAAAAAAGCTGAAAGACCTGAAAAAGGACGACAACACGCTGATTGTCTTTATCTCTGATAATGGTGCCCAGGGAGGGAATAATTTAAGGCTTTATACTTCCAGGAATACAGGCCCTGTGGGTACCGCCGGATCTTACGAGGTGCAAAACAGCAACTGGTCGCAAACCGGAAACTCGCCATTGCGTAACTATAAGGGTACCCCGTACGAAGGTGGAATCAGTGCACCATTTATTGCCTGGTACCCTAAAAACATCAAGGCCGGCACCATTGCGCAGGGCACTGCGCATCTAATTGATCTGGCGCCTACGTTTTATCAGCTGGCAGGAGTGTCTTATCCCGTAAAATACAAAGGCATCCATACCAATACCCTGCCGGGCAAAAACCTGTTGCCTGTATTAACCGGGCAGTCGGATAAAGTGAACCGCGGCGAACCGTTGTTTTGGGAAAGAGGAGGGAACAAGGCCGTGAGGGATGGCAAATGGAAACTGGTATCTACCAACAATGACAAATATGAACTTTATGATATCGAAAAAGACAGAGCTGAAAATACCGATCTGGCGGCGCAGTACCCGGATGTTGTTCGTCAGCTGCAAGAGCAATATAAAGTCTGGGCACAAAAGAATGAGGTGGTCGATTACAACAAGTTAAAAGGTGTACAGCAAAACCGTAATTCGGCCTCACCCAGCCGCAATCTTTAA
- a CDS encoding arylsulfatase, whose product MKRVLIFIFAALAIQGQAQQKTRKKPNIILILADDLGYSDLGAYGSEINTPNLDRLAKQGLRLQEFYNNSICAPTRASLLTGQYQHKAGVGYFSNDLGLPAYQGYINQESLTLAEVLKSNGYNTLTSGKWHVSGKNVSLPWQRGFDLVYPRDDAAAGSGAPQERTMVTDNEGFILSDYFQTNVITKNAVKFIDEAHKKDNPFFLYLAYTAPHWPLVALPEDIARYKGKYDKGWDRLRAERFERQKQLGIVDPDTRISKKDEDIYDWSRLSYDQRQQWAKKMEVFAAMVDRMDQGVGKVLEKLEQIGEADNTLIVFVSDNGAPAEDLVKWHNGAVKNSGPVGTPGSYESQSKNWSYLSNTPFLAFKDYLYEGGINSPFIAWYPAKIPAGTIAKGTGHVIDLAPTFYELAGARYPSKYKNVVANPLPGKSLLPVLFGREKELKRAEPLFWERAGNRAVRAGKWKLVSHWPSYSWELYDLEADRGETTNLARQNHELVSQLSVKYFDWAKKTGVVDFATLEDKEPKSMKDFRRSKVQEPIAVGGFGF is encoded by the coding sequence ATGAAAAGAGTTCTAATCTTCATATTTGCTGCATTGGCCATACAAGGACAGGCACAACAAAAAACAAGGAAAAAGCCTAATATTATCCTGATTCTGGCCGATGATCTTGGCTATTCTGACCTGGGGGCCTACGGATCTGAAATCAATACGCCCAATCTGGATCGGCTGGCCAAACAGGGATTAAGGCTACAGGAATTTTACAACAATTCTATTTGCGCCCCCACCAGGGCTTCATTATTGACCGGGCAGTACCAGCACAAAGCAGGCGTAGGTTATTTTTCCAACGATCTGGGGTTGCCGGCTTATCAGGGGTATATCAATCAGGAGTCGCTAACCCTGGCTGAGGTGCTTAAATCGAATGGCTATAATACCCTTACTTCGGGAAAATGGCATGTATCGGGTAAAAATGTAAGTCTGCCCTGGCAGCGGGGGTTCGACCTCGTATACCCACGTGATGACGCTGCTGCCGGTTCGGGTGCTCCACAGGAAAGGACTATGGTAACCGATAACGAAGGATTTATTCTATCCGATTACTTTCAGACCAATGTGATCACAAAAAATGCAGTTAAATTTATAGATGAGGCGCATAAAAAAGACAATCCTTTTTTCCTTTATCTGGCCTATACTGCCCCGCATTGGCCTTTAGTGGCCTTGCCCGAAGATATTGCCAGGTACAAAGGCAAGTACGATAAGGGCTGGGATAGGTTACGAGCAGAACGTTTTGAGCGTCAGAAACAGTTGGGCATCGTTGATCCCGATACCAGGATCTCCAAAAAAGACGAGGATATTTACGATTGGAGCCGCCTGTCGTACGACCAGCGTCAGCAATGGGCAAAAAAAATGGAGGTATTTGCTGCTATGGTCGACCGCATGGATCAGGGTGTGGGCAAAGTGCTGGAAAAGCTGGAGCAGATTGGAGAGGCCGATAATACGCTGATTGTTTTTGTTTCTGATAACGGTGCCCCTGCCGAAGACCTGGTGAAATGGCACAACGGTGCTGTAAAAAATAGTGGCCCTGTAGGTACTCCGGGTTCTTACGAATCGCAAAGTAAAAATTGGTCGTACCTGTCTAATACACCTTTTTTGGCTTTTAAAGATTACCTGTATGAAGGCGGTATCAATTCTCCATTTATCGCCTGGTATCCAGCCAAAATTCCTGCAGGGACTATCGCCAAAGGAACGGGGCATGTCATTGATCTGGCCCCTACTTTTTATGAACTGGCGGGTGCCAGATACCCTTCAAAATATAAAAATGTGGTAGCCAACCCATTGCCGGGAAAAAGCTTACTTCCGGTATTATTTGGACGGGAAAAAGAGTTGAAAAGGGCTGAACCTTTGTTTTGGGAGCGTGCCGGTAACCGGGCGGTCAGAGCGGGGAAATGGAAACTGGTTTCGCATTGGCCATCCTATAGCTGGGAGTTGTACGATCTGGAAGCCGACCGGGGTGAAACCACTAACCTGGCCCGACAAAATCACGAGCTGGTAAGTCAGCTATCTGTAAAATATTTCGACTGGGCAAAAAAAACCGGAGTAGTCGATTTTGCTACATTGGAGGACAAAGAGCCAAAATCTATGAAAGATTTTCGAAGGAGCAAGGTTCAGGAGCCCATTGCTGTGGGAGGTTTCGGTTTTTAG
- a CDS encoding LytTR family DNA-binding domain-containing protein gives MNCLVVDDNIIALTVLKKLISMAPDLTIVGECFDAVEAYQLLQQTEVELVFLDIEMPGMSGIELVKSMGEKRPMVIFTTSSMDYAAEAFDLNVVDFLIKPITPARFLLAVEKAKRMFMTKSLAVVDKEDEFVFIRDSNVVRRIKVSDILYMEARGDYVRINIADHTYSIHSSLKSVEEKLSKNTFVRVHRSFIINISKIDTIEGGTLIVSRNLVPVSDAYRNVLYKRMQIL, from the coding sequence ATGAACTGCCTGGTTGTTGATGACAATATTATAGCGCTTACAGTCCTCAAAAAGCTTATTAGTATGGCGCCAGACCTCACTATAGTGGGCGAATGTTTCGATGCCGTCGAGGCCTATCAATTGCTGCAACAAACTGAAGTTGAACTTGTGTTTCTGGATATTGAAATGCCTGGCATGAGCGGTATAGAGCTGGTAAAAAGCATGGGAGAGAAGCGACCTATGGTGATTTTTACCACTTCATCAATGGATTATGCTGCTGAAGCATTTGACTTAAATGTTGTCGATTTCCTGATTAAGCCAATTACGCCGGCCCGGTTTTTACTGGCTGTAGAAAAGGCGAAAAGAATGTTTATGACAAAAAGCCTGGCGGTTGTAGATAAAGAAGATGAATTTGTATTTATCAGAGATTCGAATGTGGTTCGCAGAATTAAAGTAAGCGATATTCTGTATATGGAGGCAAGGGGAGATTATGTAAGGATCAACATTGCTGATCATACCTATTCCATTCATTCGTCTTTAAAATCTGTGGAAGAGAAGCTGTCTAAAAATACTTTTGTAAGGGTGCACCGGTCATTTATCATCAATATCAGCAAGATTGATACTATTGAGGGCGGAACACTGATTGTGAGTCGCAACCTTGTGCCGGTTTCTGATGCGTATAGAAACGTTTTGTATAAACGCATGCAGATTCTTTAA
- a CDS encoding MIP/aquaporin family protein translates to MSPFLAEILGTMFMILLGNGVVANVVLKGTKGNNGGWMVITTAWALAVFIGVVIAGPYSGAHLNPAVTIGLAIAEKFAWASVPMYIAAQFIGAMLGAFLVWLLYCDFYAGTEDKGAKQATFCTAPAIPKTASNLVSEIIGTFVLIFAIFHFTNAEMGVDKSPIGLGSIGALPVTFLVWVIGLSLGGTTGYAINPARDLGPRIMHAILPVAGKGGNNWGYAWIPVIGPIIGASLAAALYLYVKI, encoded by the coding sequence ATGTCTCCTTTTTTAGCCGAAATACTCGGCACAATGTTTATGATATTATTAGGCAACGGGGTTGTGGCCAACGTGGTTTTGAAAGGAACCAAAGGGAACAATGGTGGATGGATGGTGATCACCACTGCCTGGGCCCTTGCCGTGTTTATCGGCGTGGTTATTGCCGGGCCCTATAGTGGCGCGCACTTAAACCCTGCGGTAACTATTGGTTTGGCCATCGCCGAAAAATTTGCCTGGGCTTCGGTGCCAATGTATATTGCAGCACAATTTATTGGCGCCATGCTGGGGGCTTTCCTGGTTTGGTTGCTGTATTGTGATTTTTATGCCGGAACAGAAGACAAAGGGGCAAAACAGGCTACCTTCTGCACAGCTCCTGCTATTCCAAAAACAGCGTCAAACCTGGTTAGCGAGATCATAGGAACTTTTGTGTTGATTTTTGCCATATTCCATTTTACCAATGCCGAAATGGGTGTAGACAAAAGTCCTATCGGACTGGGTTCCATTGGCGCCCTGCCGGTAACTTTCCTGGTATGGGTAATTGGTTTGTCACTTGGTGGAACCACAGGCTATGCCATTAACCCCGCCAGAGACCTTGGCCCAAGAATTATGCATGCCATACTACCTGTTGCAGGGAAAGGCGGCAACAATTGGGGCTACGCCTGGATTCCGGTTATCGGCCCTATTATTGGTGCCTCACTTGCCGCAGCATTATACCTTTACGTTAAAATTTAA
- the glpK gene encoding glycerol kinase GlpK: MSKFILSFDQGTTSSRAIVFNKEGGIVSIAQKEFEQIYPQPGWVEHNASEIWTTQISVATEAIVKAGITPTDIAAIGITNQRETTVLWDRKTGEPLYNAIVWQDRRTSAYCDELKAKGLSKNIQEKTGLILDAYFSATKIKWILDHVPGAREKAAAGDIAFGTIDSWLIWNLTDGRVHITDVSNASRTLIYNIHTLEWDQELLDLFDIPRSILPEVKSSSEVYGETTGNVLAAKIPIAGIAGDQQAALFGQMCTQVGMVKNTYGTGCFMLMNIGDKPIVSQNNLVTTIAWKINGKVQYALEGSIFIGGAVVQWLRDGLGIIKTSAEVEQLALQVQDTGGVYLVPAFAGLGAPHWNQDARGTITGITRGTTAAHLARAAVESIAFQTMEVLKAMEADSGHSIKELRVDGGATANDMLMQFQSDLLDTTVIRPKVTEVTALGAAYLAGLAVGYWNSMDDISGQWKIDKNFNAGKAENIADRIKGWNKAVKAAKAAAEN; encoded by the coding sequence ATGAGCAAATTTATTTTGTCCTTTGATCAGGGAACCACAAGTTCAAGGGCGATTGTATTTAATAAGGAGGGAGGCATTGTATCCATCGCACAAAAAGAGTTCGAGCAAATCTATCCTCAACCAGGATGGGTAGAGCACAATGCCAGCGAAATATGGACCACACAGATCTCTGTAGCCACCGAAGCCATTGTAAAGGCAGGTATTACCCCAACTGACATCGCCGCTATCGGTATTACCAATCAGCGGGAAACCACTGTTTTATGGGATAGAAAAACCGGAGAACCACTGTACAATGCTATTGTATGGCAAGACAGACGCACCTCGGCCTATTGTGATGAATTGAAGGCCAAAGGCCTCTCCAAAAATATACAGGAAAAAACGGGGCTCATCTTAGATGCTTATTTCTCGGCCACCAAAATAAAATGGATCCTTGATCATGTGCCCGGTGCCCGCGAAAAGGCTGCAGCGGGAGACATTGCTTTCGGAACCATCGACTCCTGGCTGATCTGGAACCTGACCGACGGACGCGTACACATTACAGATGTGAGTAACGCATCCAGAACCTTGATATACAACATCCATACGCTGGAATGGGATCAGGAATTACTAGACCTTTTTGACATTCCAAGAAGCATTCTTCCTGAGGTAAAATCATCCAGCGAGGTATATGGAGAAACCACCGGCAATGTGCTTGCCGCAAAAATTCCTATCGCAGGAATTGCCGGCGACCAACAAGCAGCACTGTTCGGACAAATGTGTACCCAGGTAGGCATGGTAAAAAACACTTATGGCACCGGCTGTTTCATGCTGATGAATATCGGCGATAAGCCTATTGTTTCGCAGAATAACCTGGTTACCACCATCGCCTGGAAAATAAATGGCAAAGTACAATACGCCCTGGAAGGCAGTATCTTTATAGGTGGGGCAGTAGTACAATGGTTACGAGATGGCCTGGGCATCATCAAGACCTCTGCCGAGGTAGAACAACTGGCCTTACAAGTGCAAGACACAGGTGGCGTATACCTCGTACCTGCATTTGCCGGACTGGGTGCCCCTCACTGGAATCAGGATGCACGCGGTACCATTACCGGGATTACCCGCGGAACCACAGCCGCACACCTGGCCAGGGCGGCAGTAGAAAGCATCGCTTTCCAGACTATGGAAGTGCTTAAAGCGATGGAGGCCGACTCGGGACATAGCATAAAAGAACTAAGGGTAGACGGCGGAGCAACAGCCAACGATATGCTGATGCAGTTTCAGTCCGACCTATTGGACACTACCGTTATCCGCCCAAAAGTAACTGAAGTAACGGCATTAGGTGCCGCCTACCTGGCAGGTTTAGCAGTAGGCTATTGGAACAGCATGGACGACATCAGCGGACAGTGGAAAATTGATAAAAACTTTAATGCCGGAAAGGCCGAAAATATTGCCGACCGTATTAAAGGATGGAACAAAGCTGTAAAGGCAGCAAAAGCAGCAGCAGAAAACTAA
- a CDS encoding sulfatase produces the protein MKKLSLILMAGLFLTPGMAQQKTAGQRPNIIVFLVDDMGWQDTSVPFWEQVTPLNKRYHTPNMERLAKEGMKFTDAYAQPVCTPTRISMLSGMNSARARITNWTSPTKDNPTDNPDEQFKAPEWNYNGLSPVIGIPHTQYATPFTQLLKNAGYFTVHVGKAHWGSAGTPGANPYNMGFMVNIAGHSAGHPQSYLPEDNYGNQQNKASIQAVPDLEEYYGTDNFLTEALTKEALKSLESPIRDKRPFYLNMAHYAVHVPLMADPRYYQKYINAGLEVPEAKYASLIEGMDKSLGDIMDYLKEKQVDKNTIIIFMSDNGGLGLAPPRGGQPNTQNLPLKAGKGSVNEGGIREPMIVKWPGVVKQGSITHQYVMIEDFFPTILEMARISGYKTHQPIDGKSMVPILKNPAYKDDLRSLIWHIPNKWIPEDGPGINFQSAIRKGNWKLVYDMRDGSKQLYNLKTDIGENNNLAAQHTDLVSALSKELAQQLRQWKATMPVDKKTGIAAKMPDE, from the coding sequence ATGAAGAAACTATCACTAATTTTAATGGCGGGTTTATTTCTGACACCCGGAATGGCGCAACAAAAAACAGCCGGGCAACGTCCCAATATTATCGTTTTTCTGGTTGATGATATGGGCTGGCAGGATACTTCAGTGCCTTTTTGGGAGCAGGTTACCCCATTAAATAAACGCTACCATACCCCCAATATGGAACGTTTGGCAAAAGAAGGAATGAAGTTTACCGATGCCTATGCACAGCCGGTATGTACACCAACCAGAATCAGCATGCTAAGTGGTATGAATTCAGCGCGTGCAAGAATCACCAACTGGACTTCACCCACAAAAGATAATCCGACAGACAATCCAGACGAGCAATTTAAAGCCCCTGAATGGAACTACAATGGCCTGAGCCCCGTAATTGGCATACCACACACCCAATATGCAACACCTTTTACGCAATTGCTCAAAAATGCAGGGTATTTTACTGTTCATGTTGGCAAAGCACATTGGGGCTCGGCAGGTACCCCCGGAGCAAATCCCTATAACATGGGCTTTATGGTCAACATTGCCGGCCATTCTGCCGGACACCCGCAAAGCTATTTGCCTGAAGACAATTACGGAAACCAGCAAAATAAAGCAAGCATACAGGCCGTCCCCGATTTAGAAGAATATTATGGAACCGATAACTTTTTGACCGAGGCCCTGACTAAAGAAGCGCTAAAAAGCCTCGAAAGTCCGATCAGGGACAAACGCCCATTTTACCTGAACATGGCACATTATGCGGTCCATGTCCCCCTGATGGCCGATCCGCGCTACTATCAAAAATATATAAATGCCGGACTTGAAGTTCCCGAAGCCAAATATGCCTCATTGATTGAAGGCATGGATAAGAGCCTGGGCGACATTATGGACTACCTGAAGGAAAAACAGGTTGATAAAAATACCATTATCATTTTTATGAGCGACAACGGAGGACTAGGTCTGGCACCACCAAGAGGCGGACAGCCCAACACACAGAACCTCCCGCTAAAGGCAGGTAAAGGATCGGTAAACGAAGGCGGCATCCGCGAACCCATGATTGTAAAATGGCCAGGAGTAGTAAAACAAGGTTCAATAACCCATCAATATGTCATGATAGAGGACTTTTTTCCAACTATACTTGAAATGGCCAGAATAAGCGGGTATAAAACCCATCAGCCCATAGACGGTAAAAGCATGGTTCCGATTTTAAAAAACCCAGCCTATAAAGATGATTTAAGGTCATTGATATGGCACATCCCCAATAAATGGATACCCGAGGATGGGCCCGGTATTAATTTTCAGAGCGCCATCAGAAAAGGAAACTGGAAACTGGTATACGACATGCGCGACGGTAGCAAACAATTGTACAACCTGAAAACGGATATCGGCGAAAACAACAATCTTGCTGCCCAACATACCGATCTGGTTAGTGCTTTATCAAAAGAACTAGCCCAACAATTAAGGCAATGGAAAGCCACAATGCCTGTTGACAAGAAAACAGGTATCGCGGCAAAGATGCCTGATGAATAA
- a CDS encoding porin family protein — protein sequence MKKLLILAIGLFAATATNAQIRLGVKAGLNVPNIIKGDGNNDFKTKVNPGFNAGVTLDIPLITGLAFTPELLYSTKGYKAETLFGNFTQTTNFIDIPILASINLGGSGLNLVAGPQVSFLLSTNNKFENGFGTTEQQIVEDKSDRFKKSLVGGLIGFRYDINNKVDIHGRYALDFQKNNENGTKETPEYKNQVFSVGLGLKF from the coding sequence ATGAAAAAATTACTTATCCTGGCCATAGGCCTATTCGCAGCAACCGCAACAAATGCCCAGATCAGATTGGGTGTTAAAGCTGGTCTAAACGTTCCAAACATCATTAAGGGTGATGGGAACAATGATTTTAAAACAAAAGTAAATCCAGGTTTCAATGCCGGGGTAACATTAGACATCCCTTTAATTACAGGTTTGGCATTTACCCCCGAGCTGCTTTATTCTACCAAAGGTTACAAAGCTGAAACCCTGTTTGGCAATTTTACACAAACCACCAACTTTATTGATATTCCTATTCTGGCCAGTATCAATTTGGGCGGCAGTGGTTTAAACCTGGTAGCAGGACCACAAGTTTCATTCCTGTTGTCGACCAATAACAAATTCGAAAATGGATTTGGCACAACCGAGCAACAGATTGTGGAAGACAAGTCTGACCGTTTCAAAAAGAGCCTTGTTGGAGGTTTGATTGGTTTCCGATACGACATCAACAATAAAGTTGACATTCATGGCCGTTATGCCCTTGACTTCCAGAAAAACAATGAAAACGGAACAAAGGAAACACCTGAATATAAAAATCAGGTATTCTCTGTGGGCCTGGGTTTAAAGTTCTAA